GCAACGGCATGGTGGGCGTCGGCTACGGCAAGGCCCGCGAGGTCCCGCTCGCGATCTCGAAGGGCGTCGAGGAGGCGAAGAAGAACTTCTTCCGCGTCCCCCGCATCCAGCAGACGATCCCGCACCCCGTCCAGGGTGAGGCCGCGGCCGGCGTGGTGCTCCTGCGCCCCGCCGCCGCCGGTACCGGCGTCATCGCGGGCGGTCCCGTCCGCGCCGTGCTCGAGTGCGCCGGGATCCACGACGTCCTGAGCAAGTCGCTCGGCTCGTCGAACACGATCAACATCGTCCACGCGACGGTGGAGGCCCTCAAGCAGCTCGAGGAGCCCCGTGCGGTCGCCGCGCGTCGCGGCCTCGAGTTCGAGGACGTCGCCCCCGAG
The Homoserinibacter sp. YIM 151385 DNA segment above includes these coding regions:
- the rpsE gene encoding 30S ribosomal protein S5; the protein is MAEKQEAATDVTVNSSPVETAAGTAPQVDDRGGRRGNDRGGRGGNDRGGRGGNDRGGRGGREDSQFLERVVTINRVSKVVKGGRRFSFTALVVVGDGNGMVGVGYGKAREVPLAISKGVEEAKKNFFRVPRIQQTIPHPVQGEAAAGVVLLRPAAAGTGVIAGGPVRAVLECAGIHDVLSKSLGSSNTINIVHATVEALKQLEEPRAVAARRGLEFEDVAPERLVRAEAEARTAAAAKVGA